In Ananas comosus cultivar F153 linkage group 14, ASM154086v1, whole genome shotgun sequence, the genomic stretch atataaatttgaatttaaaatttaaaattgaaagtataaaattttaaattttgatatcaatatatatatatatatatatatagggagagagagtaaagggggtttgggggacacgtgtcacgcTTGGTATCCAAACCTTCTTtatgtagaaaaaatatattatatatattaattatatataatatatattatatttattttatttataaatatattattatatatattttatttattataaatattatttataaaatataaaaaatttacttataatAATGACCTGACGAAGCTTCGTAAGCTGCACCGTCAAGTGGACCTTCTTCAGCCTGTAGAGGCGCCAGAAAGTGAGGAACTCTAGCCTCGGAGGTGACTTGCCAGCAGACCGACCGACTTGTTCGCTTCTGATCGACAACTCTTCTAACTCGAAACAGCTTTTGACATTCAAAACTATGGTGCTGCTATGCAAATTGAGGCAGAGGGAGCACTCCCCTTTCAATCGGTATATGCCGAGAAGGTATAAGTACACATCAGAGCACTCGGAAAGCATCTGAAGAGATCCGACTGTTCGTACAGAAATCCCGAGTGATTTCAGGCCTTTACCCAAGTAGTGCAATTCTTCCAGACTGAACTCGCTCTTTTCGTTCGACGTCTGACGAAGATCATACTTTGTTTCCGTGCTCTTATGAATCTCCATCTCAAAGCCCGAATACTTGCTCTTAAACAAGTTCAGAAACTGTAGCATGGATAGTTTGGATATCACTCCACGCGGAATCGTTTTGAGGTGATCGGTGTAACTCAGATTCAAAGAATCTTAATTCCGTCAGAAATCCTAATTCCAGAGGGAGTGAGACTATATCTGAATTTCTAAGACTGAGATACTGCAATTTGACTAGCGAACCGATTTCTCGTGGAAGCTCTCTGATGCAAGTCCAACTTAAATCCAAGAATGTCAGCGCGCGCATGGTTCGGAAAAATCCGGGCGAGATGGCCTTCAAATGAAAGTTTTGCTGGAGAGTCAAGAGCAAAAGATTAGGACAATTCGGAGATTGCGGCAGCTCTTTTATACAATTACACATCAGTGAAATTCGCGAAGCTCTTGTCCATCTGCCTGCATCACTGTTCTGCACTTTCTCCAGGCCAATTCCTGGCTGTACAATCCACTCCAGGTTCTTCTCTTCTGATAGCGAGGCCACGCAGAGCGCCATGTCGCGGATAATGTCGTGAACTCGTACTTCTTTATCGCTCACGTCGCCGTCTTCTAACAAGCATGCTTTCTTCAATCGTTCGATGCGGGAGAATCCCTCATTGTATGCATCTTCGATCGTCGCGCGCATCGGTTGTAACCCCAACGCCATCCAGAAATCCACGAGCTCGACTTTCCAGGTGGAATAGCCTTCAGGCCCCAGGGCGCAAGTCAAGAAGCATCTTTTCATCTGCTCGTCTTCCAAACTGTCGTAGCTAAATCTTAATGTGCTAAGCACAGGGTGAACACCCTTCATACATGAATTTTCCGAAAGACGTGTATTCTCGAGAGACGCGATAGCGTTCTCCCATTCTTGCAACGTCCTCTTCGTAGACATCGAACAGCCTACGGAAATGAGCGCGAGCGGCAATCCACTACACCTCTTGCAGACTTTCCTTGCTAAGGATTGTATTCGAGCATCCGAGTTCACGGTGTCTTCGCTAACACTGTTTTTGAACAGCTCCCACGCGTTGTCGGGTTCCAAGCACTCCAATTTGATCTTGGTATGAACTCCCATGTTGCCGCACACCTCTTCGAACCGTGTCGTCAACACTATCTTTTGATTCCTCGGGCCGTTAGGTTGTGGAATTCCGACTCCTGCGAGGTCTATCGGCTCCCACAGATCATCCAACAGCAGCAAAAACTTCTTGTTCTTTAAGAAGTTGAAGATCGCAGAAGTATATGACGTTATTCTCGAATCCTGCTTCAAGTAGAGGCCAATCTTCTCAGCTATGTCCAGTTGAACGCTCTCTAACTTGCAACCTTTTGGCGCCGCGATACAAACAACATGATCATAGCAGAAGCTTTCAAAATCAGCAAGAAGGTGATTGTTGATGGTTTTCAGCAAAGTGGTCTTTCCTACTCCTCCCATTCCCCATATGCCCACCACTCCAACTTTGTCGTCTTTGAGGTGGCGAAGTATCTTCTCTAGATTAGATTGCATTCCAATAACCGCAGATGCAACAGGCTTCTCCTCGATCGGAGGCGGAGGCAACTCAACGGCGATTTCTTCAAAAGCGCCTCGATCATACAACTCCATCACTTGTTTAAGCTTCTTCGCAGCTCTTCGACTGATCCTATGTTTGCCAATAATGTCAAGAGAGAACTCCCCACAGCATCGGCATCTTTTATCGTAGGCGTATTTTACAGCTTTCACTTCACCTTCGATGGCTTCAACCCTTTGTAACCATTCTTTCGCTTCGTGTTTGCATGCTTTATGTTTTCTTTCCGCGATGTCGATTTGCGCTTTTATATCATCCCTTCTAGCTTGCAACCTTTTCATGAAGATCGTTAGCTTCTTGACGTTCCCTCCGACCTTTACGGGATACCCCAAATGCAACACCAAGGGATTCCATAACTGAGATAAAACCACAGTGACAATTGATCCGAAAAAAGGAAGCAAAGCCATTGCTACaatcaaaggaaaaaagaattaGCACTGCACGACGGAATGAGAATTACAGCAGAAGTGAAGGCGCAAGCCGAATTCCTTTATTTATCGAGAGACGATCTCACTTTAGCATTGAAAATAAACCTCGCCGGTTCCAATCAAAATAGAACAAAAAGTAAAGTACAGGTAAAGAAATCATCAAAGGTTCCCATATGGCATGAATAAAGTGCATAGAGGAGTGTGAATTGGATTACCTTAATTTACTCATTGTGTAAGATCTATTCTTCAAACATGCATGCTCACtactaaagaaaaagaagaaaaacaacatAGATCAGCTCTTGAACTTGAAATTGATCAAAACCCGAAAGTTGAAAGTTCATTGCGTGCAGACGATGGAATCGCAAGATCCTCGAATTTCATGTTCTAATTTGGTAAGAAAGAAGGATTGTACAAGGAACCACCTCTTGCTGATGAAGTTTTCATTTGGTTTTGAGATGAATCATTTTCTTCGTCTCTGCGTGTGTCTGCACATGTTTAATACACTGGACCAAGCTCCACAAGTCAAGATATGTCCTTGTCCATTGCTTTTCTCAAAACTGAAGAACGCTTAAGATAACAAAAAGGACTGGTTCAAAGTCCAACCTATATGATGTATGCAGCTTACCTATGATGGATGCAGCTTACCAAATATAAGTTTTTCTCTCCATGTTGCAAACTAGTCCTATTTACTTCTCTCTGACCATCTTTGTTTCTAGTATTAGTTTTAACTCGCCTTGTTATTATCTAATTCtatgtttcatataatttattacttcATTTTCCTCCTTTCTTAGAAGTTTCATGTTATAGTTTCATCGGCATATAGTTGAAAACTTCAACTCAACTCAAAAGTCAGGTGAATTGAGTAAAATGTAACTGTGATgcataaattagtaaaaatgTAACTCACTACACACTTGTACATATTAAACGGAACGCATATATATTTTAGCTTGTTGAATTGGCGTGGCGATTCTGACAAGTTTATTGGCGATTCTGACAAGTTCATTGGCGATTCTGCTAAATTCAACAGCTTTCACCTGCTTTTTAGCTGATCGAATTGTAGGCTTCTTTAACATCGAC encodes the following:
- the LOC109720712 gene encoding LOW QUALITY PROTEIN: probable disease resistance protein At1g61300 (The sequence of the model RefSeq protein was modified relative to this genomic sequence to represent the inferred CDS: deleted 1 base in 1 codon) — protein: MALLPFFGSIVTVVLSQLWNPLVLHLGYPVKVGGNVKKLTIFMKRLQARRDDIKAQIDIAERKHKACKHEAKEWLQRVEAIEGEVKAVKYAYDKRCRCCGEFSLDIIGKHRISRRAAKKLKQVMELYDRGAFEEIAVELPPPPIEEKPVASAVIGMQSNLEKILRHLKDDKVGVVGIWGMGGVGKTTLLKTINNHLLADFESFCYDHVVCIAAPKGCKLESVQLDIAEKIGLYLKQDSRITSYTSAIFNFLKNKKFLLLLDDLWEPIDLAGVGIPQPNGPRNQKIVLTTRFEEVCGNMGVHTKIKLECLEPDNAWELFKNSVSEDTVNSDARIQSLARKVCKRCSGLPLALISVGCSMSTKRTLQEWENAIASLENTRLSENSCMKGVHPVLSTLRFSYDSLEDEQMKRCFLTCALGPEGYSTWKVELVDFWMALGLQPMRATIEDAYNEGFSRIERLKKACLLEDGDVSDKEVRVHDIIRDMALCVASLSEEKNLEWIVQPGIGLEKVQNSDAGRWTRASRISLMCNCIKELPQSPNCPNLLLLTLQQNFHLKAISPGFFRTMRALTFLDLSWTCIRELPREIGSLVKLQYLSLRNSDIVSLPLELGFLTELRSLNLSYTDHLKTIPRGVISKLSMLQFLNLFKSKYSGFEMEIHKSTETKYDLRQTSNEKSEFSLEELHYLGKGLKSLGISVRTVGSLQMLSECSDVYLYLLGIYRLKGECSLCLNLHSSTIVLNVKSCFELEELSIRSEQVGRSAGKSPPRLEFLTFWRLYRLKKVHLTVQLTKLRQVIIVENRNLVNISWILKIPYLEQLDLSFCCNLVEVIGHAEDANDLMHAFSRLRIVQLHHLPRLERFCAQKLAFPSLEYLDVYGCPLLQELPFQLEASRVSRLRQIRAEKGWSDQLELGDNDTARRTFQSFFKVFENSLETFEPDLDTNPFMSSASSFFARRQPMMRTALQFSAYLSLIFGDQMPLE